The proteins below come from a single Tiliqua scincoides isolate rTilSci1 chromosome 16, rTilSci1.hap2, whole genome shotgun sequence genomic window:
- the ZDHHC12 gene encoding palmitoyltransferase ZDHHC12, with the protein MWLGVPWGTGCLVRAAHTGLSWGITVVLFLHPTDLQKLEERGELLQPLLFVSLVLCSVVLYFIVSLMDPGYVERDDDEKEAASKEEKVMISRQGPSTVRLRRCGYCFLKQPMRAKHCQSCQHCVRRYDHHCPWIENCVGERNHPLFIFYLAVQLVVLLWAVQVAWSGLSFEQSWTWFQHNALLLLSFLVIVTFTVVVTLLLVSHLYLASCNTTTWEFMSRHRISYLRQCEAENPFDQGIFRNLWRFFCACRLVSWEHLYTRAEGNAV; encoded by the exons ATGTGGCTGGGGGTCCCTTGGGGCACCGGTTGCCTGGTTCGGGCAGCGCACACTGGGCTCAGCTGGGGCATCACAGTGGTGCTGTTCCTGCATCCAACAG ATCTGCAGAAGCTTGAAGAGCGGGGAGAACTTCTGCAGCCCCTCTTGTTTGTCTCCTTGGTCCTTTGCTCTGTCGTGCTCTACTTCATTGTCTCTCTCATGGATCCAGGTTACGTTGAACGTGATGACGACGAGAAG gAAGCTGcaagcaaagaagaaaaagtCATGATATCACGACAAGGTCCATCCACAGTCCGGCTTCGACGCTGTGGCTACTGCTTCCTGAAG CAACCCATGCGGGCCAAGCACTGCCAGTCATGTCAGCACTGCGTCCGTCGCTACGACCACCACTGCCCCTGGATTGAGAACTGCGTGGGGGAGAGGAATCACCCGCTCTTCATTTTCTATTTGGCTGTCCAACTCGTGGTGCTGTTATGGGCAGTGCAAGTGGCTTG GTCCGGGCTCAGTTTTGAGCAGTCCTGGACGTGGTTTCAACAcaatgccctcctcctcctctccttccttgtGATCGTCACGTTCACCGTGGTGGTGACCCTGCTGCTGGTGTCGCACCTTTACCTGGCCTCCTGCAACACGACCACCTGGGAGTTCATGTCGCGCCACCGGATCTCTTACCTGCGGCAGTGCGAGGCCGAGAACCCGTTTGACCAAGGCATTTTTCGCAACCTCTGGAGGTTCTTCTGTGCCTGTCGCCTGGTCTCCTGGGAGCATCTCTACACCCGGGCAGAAGGCAATGCCGTttga